From the Aquirufa lenticrescens genome, the window TAGGCAAAATCGCTGTTCACCGAAGTCGCTTTTACGGGGCCTAATTGATCTAGAAAAGCAGTGAAACCCACGCCCATTTTCTCTCCCCAATTGAAGTTACCCATCAAGGCAGTTGTGACTGGTGTTCCAGGCATGTTCGTCCATTGGTTTCTATTCACCAGAATGATCTCGTTTTTATCACTAGCGCCCACAAAGGTTGGGTTAATCACTTGCGGATATAATCGAAATAAAGAGAATACGGGGTCAGTCTGGGCCTTTATTTGGCCAGCTAAAACTAACAAACACCCTAAAATCACAACTCGTAATTTCATTTATTTCTTCAAACGATTGATGTAAATATAAGTAGAAACCCGAGGTCTCACGCCATTATAGTCTAAAATATAGAAATATACGCCGTCAGGTAATAGTCCATCTCCTGCTAAAAGTGGGTTTCCAAGGTTTGTTTCCCCTCCCCAATTATTGCCATAATCCTTGGTTTCAAACACGATATTGCCAACTCGGTCATACACCGTTAAGGTATTAGGCGTAGTACGCATCACGCCTGGAATGACTAAATAATCGTTTTTTCCATCTCCATTAGGTGAAATCCCCTGGAAGGCAACCGGGTCACAAGCATCTGGATCGATTCGGTTATCCACCCCATCGTGATCGCAATCTGGAAGACCGCCATAATTCAAATCATTTTCCCATTCGTCTTTGATTTCATCCCCATCGGAATCCAAATCATTGTAATCAGGAAGTCCATCCTTATCCGTATCCACTGGATTATTTCGATCACCACCAATCTCCACGATATCCGTGTAGCCATCTTTATCCGTGTCATAATTCACGTCTTCTAATACGGTGATGGTCGTGCTATCTATGCCCGGACCAGTAGAATTGGTAGCCGTGATTATATAAGTTCTCGGTTTGGCTGGCCACGTAGGCGTGCCAGAAATGAGACCCGTTTTCGCGTCAAAATTGAGCCCAGCCGGCAATAACGAATCAATGGTAAAGACATCTGCAATCCCCACCAATGTAGGCTTGAAATTCACCGGTACTCCTTGTCTGAATACACCTGGTAAGGGGTATTTAATTTCTGGAAAAGCAATGAGGACTTTAATGGAAATAGTAAATGTGTCGTATCCCGTTGAATTCGTGGCCGTAATCACATAATCCGTAAAATCTTGTGCTTTCGTAGGTGTTCCCGTAATGGATCCAGTGCTAGGATTCAATGTTAAGCCTGCCGGCAATGGTTTGTCCACCGTATACAGAGTAGGAATTCCTTGAACACTTGGGTTTAAAGGACTGATTTTAATCTTCTCAATATAGGTCTGAGGAGTCGTATAACTCAAGCTGCTCGGACGAGGAACCACCGCAGCAATTCGAATCGTATCGGTCGTGGAGGCTGTGCTATTGGTAATAGTGACTACATAGGTAGTAGGCGGTCTTAAAGCTGTAGGAGTCCCTGATATGATTCCGGTTACCGGATCGAATACTAATCCAGCAGGAAGAGGTTTGTTGACACTAATGCTAGCGATAACTCCTTTTGTAACTGGGATTAATGGCGGATTTGTTTGCCCTGCAATAAATAAATCGACCCCCGTATAAACTGGGTTAATTTGCGATCCTAGCACAGGCTCCGGATAGCTAATACGTGGTCTTGCGATCAAAACGGTGATGATGAAGCGGGCTCTCGCCGTACCTGTCGTATTCGTAGCCGTCACCCAATAAATGGTTAAAGGAACGGCTTTTGTAGGGGTGCCTGAAATGACTCCTGTGATTGGATTAAGTGTCAAACCATCCGGCAATGCTTTGTCGATGGTATATAAATCTACTTTTCCTGTTACCCTCGGGTTTAATGGAGTGATAGGCACTTCTTCCTCATAAATGACAGGAGTGGCGTAGGAAAGATTTTTAGGTTGAGCTATTAATACTTCTAAGTCCAAAGGTGCAGAGGTAGACCCCGTCGAATTGGAGGCCGTTACGATATAGCGTATAAGTCCCGTGAAGACGCTCGGTTTACCCGTAACTTCTCCCGTCGCATTGTTGAATGTGAGCCCTAAAGGCAAAGGTTTGTCTATCGTAAAGGCAGTCGCTAAACCGGAATAGGTCGGTCTAACCGGTGCTAACGTACTATCTTGTATTAATCGAGTGGGACTGAAGTAGGCCAAATTAGAAGGAGGAGCAATCACCACCGAAATGTCAATACTCGCCGTCGCCGAACCCGTGCTATTTCTAGCCGTGATTACATAGGTCTGCATCGAACTTAAAGCCGTAGGCGTTCCACTGATAATGCCTGTAGTTGAACTAAAGGCGAGTCCAGCCGGCAGAGTTCGGTCGATGGAATAGGTCGTCACTGTTCCTGAAACCGATGGAGCGATATCTGGGATAAGAAAGTTTTGGTACAAGACCTTAGGCGTAGCATATACCAGATTTCGAGGCCGCGCAATTAGTACCGTTATCACTACATTCGTTGAGGTAGATCCCGTTGTATTCGTCGCGGTAATCACATAGGTTGAGGTCGGTTTGGCTAAAGTAGGTATCCCAAAAATCCGTCCCGTCGTAGCATCTAAAATCAAACCGGCAGGCAGCGCCGGAGATACGATATAAGACGCAACATAACCTGTTACGGTAGGATTCAGCGGTGCGATATCAACCCCTTCTTCGTAAACATTAGGAGAATTATAGGATAGGCCGGACGGAGCTGGAATCAATACCGTGATAGGAAGAGCATATGAGCTTGATCCTGCTACGTTTGTAGCGGTTATTGTAAAAATGGTAGTAGGGATGGCCTGCGTAGGTGTTCCGGAAATTATTCCCGTACTCGTATCAAAATTGAGTCCATCAGGAAGTTGTTTATCGATCGAATAAGAAGCTACAAACCCCGTCACCGTAGGACTTAAGGTACTAATAGCTGTACCGGTAAAATAGGTAGGCGGGTTCACGTACGTTAGATTCGTAGGCGGCGGAATGGTTACCGTAATATCTACAGTAGTTGAGCCTGTATTCGTCGAATTCGTTCCCGTAATGGTGAATGTAGTTCTAGGGATTTGGACGGTAGATGCCCCTGAAATAATACCAGTGCTGGTGTCAAAATTCAATCCAGTAGGTAAGCCCGGACTGATCGCAAATGAATTAACAACCGTTCCGTTTTTGTTAGGAACTAATGGAGTAATCGCCACTGTCTCATAATACACATTAGGTGTGGTATAGGAAATTTGTGGCCGGGCGATGAGGACGGTGATGTTCGTGGTGGCCCCAGTGCTTCCGGTGGAATTAGAAGCAGTAATCGTATAATTTGTGGCCGGATTTGCCAAAGAAGGTGTGCCCGAGATTCTCCCCGTGGCAGGATCGATGCCTAATCCCGCAGGTAAAGTGGGGTTTACCGTATAGTTTGCCACCACACCACTGACCGTCGGTAATAAATCTGGAATAGGAACTCGCTCTTCAAAAATATTTGGAGTAAAATAAGACAATCCAGACGGTGCAGCTATTCGAACAGTTATGTCGATGTCAAAGGTGGTAAATCCGGTACTGTTCTCAGCTGTAACGGTATAAATCGCTTGTGGCATAGCTGCTGTAGGTGTGCCATTGATTAAACCTGTTGTCGCATTGATACTCAACCCTGGTGGTAAAGTAGTGATTGTGTAACGTGATACAGCTCCGGTCACCGTAGGCGACAAAGTAGGAATGGCTGCCCCCTCTGTAAAGATCCAAGGTGTTTGGTAAGATAAATTAGTAGGAGGAGGAATGACGACAGAAAAACTCGTCGTGGCGACTACTTGTCCTGTGGTATTGATGGCCGTAATGGTATACAGTGTAGGATCGCTTAAAGCCGTAGGTGTCCCACTTATGACTCCTGTAGTTGTATTGAATGTTAAACCAGTAGGTAAATTGACGGGTACGATGGTATAGGAATCTACCTGTCCTGTTACCGTGGGTACCATAGGAGTAATAGGTACAAATTGATAAAATTGGAAAGGACCGGGATAACTTAAATTAGATGGAGGAGGTATAACCACATCAAAGTTAATGGTTGTACTGGTGGAACTCGTTGAATTTGTCCCCGTAATTACGTAAGCAGTAGCAGCAGTGATGGCAGTGGGAGTCCCTGAAATTACTCCTGTGTTCGGATTTAAAGTTAATCCGGTAGGTAAAGGTCGGTCAATCGTGTACGTTGAAATGACTCCACCTGAATTAGTAGGTGTAATAGGCGTTATGGTAGTTCCTGTGTAAAAACGAGAGGGAACAACATAGGCTAAATTCGTAGGAGCAGCGATACGAACCGTTATAAAAATTTCTGATTGAGCAGGTCCCGTTGAGTTAGTTGCTATGATGACATACCTAGTTCGTGGCATAGGCACCTGTGGGTTGCCACTGATAGTTCCATTGCTGTAATCAAAAGAAAGACCTGCTGGCAATGTACCCTGTAAATCATAGGTTACACCACTACCTGTAACCGATGGGGAAATAGGAGAAATGGCAGTGTATTGTGTAAATACATATTCAGAGCCAGTGGTTATTGAAATGGTGGGTGGCGGAATAACTATTTGAATAGTAAATGTAGCCGTAGTTGGAGTTCCAGTGCTATTGCTTCCTGAAACGGTGTAGGTCTGGGTGCTGGTTGTTTGTGTAGGGGTGCCTGTGATTTGTCCGGTTAAATTATTAAAAATCAACCCGGGAGGAAGGGAGGTAGGATTGATAGTAAAATTATCAATGCGGCCTATGAAGGTAGGAGTTAATGTAACAGGACGATTCACCACAAATTTATTAGGGGTGCTATAATTTAAGCCGGTAGGAGGGGCTAAATAAATCGTAACGGTAAAGGGGATCTGTGCAGAGATGCAATTCGCTTGGGAGTTTTTTACAACTAAATTAAAATCAAATGTACCCACCTGCCCATAAGGTATAGTGATAGCCATAGGTGAAGTTGTAATAGGGGCATTCAGTACTTCATCAAACCCATTTAATGCATTAGCCCCTGCATAAATGGAGTAGGTGTCTGTTCCTTGGACTTTATTAGTATAGGGTAATGCAAAGCTTTCGGCATTAGAAGAAATATCTGCAACCGCACTTAGAGTAACAGAAGGGTCTGGAAGAAATCGTACTTCAATGGGATTACTAGCCGGACTTGTACATCCTCCAATAGTCGTTTTAGAGGTATAAATTCCCGGTGTTGTGACGGTAATACTTTGCGTTGATTGGTTAATACTAACGCCATCTTTAAACCATTCAATCGTTCCTGAGGTGGCGGCTGTAGTTAAGATGGCTGATCCACCTGTGCATATTTGAGCTAAACCTGAATTATAAGAAAGCGTAAATTCTAGTGAACCGCTGTTGTCACCTGGGTTTGGGTCTGCATAGGAGTAGTAATATTTAGCTGAACCATCTCCTACGCCGAGATAATATTCATAAATATGATCACTTCGGTAATCGGAATTGTTGCTTGGAGCAGGTGGGACTGCATTATTTAATAACCATTTATTGCTTCCGTTCGTAATCAGCGAAGGCGTTCCAGTACCTATTACTTGTGTTGAAAGGGGACTTTGGTAGGCAGCATCAAGGTGATTGATGCTATTTTCTATGCCATAGGTCCCTTTTACCTCTAATTTGTATTGTCTTGTAGTTTGGGTAAGGGTAGCGGGTGATTGAATCCAAGAATTAGCATTAAATGTCTTTACTTCGCTACCTATTACGCGCCATCTGGAATTCGCAGTGTTACCCGAAATGATCGGAGCAGGACAACTAGACTGAGCTAGTGCCGCGAATTGAATAAACAGAAACAAGTAGAGAAATAATTTTCTCATGTATGATGAAGAACAGATGGATACTAAAATTACGGAAAATAACTGGTTTACGATTTATTTCCCCTTCCAATAATTCGCCAGCGCGGAACCATTGATATTCATGACTGGGCCAAAAATTGCTGCCGGCAATCCCAGCGTTCCCACTTTTCCCATCGCCATGGCAAGGCCTGAGGCTAATCCGGCGTTTTGGAGTCCTACTTCGATGGCAATGGTACGACAATCTTTTTCGGGCAACTGACTTAAACGTCCGCCCCAGTAACCTAAAATAAACCCGAAGAGGTTATGCAGTAAACAAACCAAAACTAATAAGGGGCCCACCGCCACCAAGGCGTTTCTACCATTTGCCGTAATAATAACTACTATCGCTCCTACACTCCACATCGAAATGGTGGGTAATGCTTTTTCAAACCATTGAAAGCGAGATCCCAGTAATCGATTATACAGGACACCTACTGTAATGGGGATGATGATTAGTTTGCTGATTTCCCAAACCATCGCCCATAAATCGATCTCAATTAATTGCCCTGCAAGATTTTTCATTAGCAAAGGTGTAAGTAATGGTGCTAAGATGGTGGCAATGGATGTTAAGGTGAGGGAGAGAGCTACATTGGCTTTGGCAAGATAAGACATCACGTTAGAGGCTAAACCACAAGGCATGCAACCCACTAAAATAATACCTGCCGCGATTTCTGACGGGAATTGAAATACCTTTGTGAGGCCCCAGCCCACGAAGGGCATAATGGTAAATTGAAAAAAGACACCTAAAACTACTGCCTTAGGTGAGCGTAATACCTCGGCAAAGTCACTCATCTTCATCGTTGAACCCATGCCAAACATGATGAGTTGTAAGAGTGGAATAATAAAGATTTTGAATTTCAGCTCACCAAAACCAAGGAAGGGTTCAGGGAAAATAAGGGTTAAAATGACAGCGGCAATGATGCTGAAGGTGAATAATAAGCCTTTCATCTTTTGGTTTTTGCTGTCAATTTACGAAAAATTAATTGTTCAACGTACCCTCTTTCACCCAGGCCTTTATCTGGCTAATTTCGCAGTTACTTAAATAGGCTGTTCTGGAAGGCATGGGTATATATCCAATTGTATGGGTAATGGAGCCCACAAGGCTACTATTAGCTGCCTGAACCTTAACTGCGGCATATGAATTCAAATCGATACCTGCTGAAGGGCTGGTTCCACTATGGCAACCGGTACAATTTGTTTTCAAAATAGGAAAAACGGTAGCACTGAATGAAACAACTGTCGTATCACAATTAGCTGCCGATGCCACACAAGAATTGTTTTTTGCCCCTTGCTGCATCCATTTTAGAAGAGTCGCTTTTTGGGTGGCAAGCCAAGGTGCTTTAGGTGGCATATAGCCATTAACCACACTTCGATAAAGACTACTCGCGGTCGGATTAGTGGCAGAGCTATAGGCTCTAATGTGTGCATAATCGGTTAGAATCACTCCTTCTTTGTGAGAAATAGCATCATGGCAGCCACTCATGGCACAATTTGAAGTGATCAGCGGAAGAATGGTTTGTTGGAAATAAACGGTATCTGGACTGCAGTTAGCAGCTGGCGTACTGGGATTCAGAACAGTTCCTGCATTCGTATCTCCCCCTGTTGTAACAGGGTTTGGTTGGTTTTTGTCATTTAAACAAGACAATGCCAAAAGTAAGACCGCGAATATCCCTACTCTTTTCATTTCTTCGTGTAGTTCATTCTAGAAGAGATTTTGATGACCTCTGCGATTTTGGCAAACACAATCTTAGGGATATCTACTTTGTAATCCACTAATTTCACCTCAAACTGACAAGTTAAGGCAAGTGTTGTCCCCGTAGAAACAATCGTTCCTTTCAATTCGATGGGACGTGTAATCCCGTGAATGGTAGCTGATCCAGATGCGGTGATAGGGTAGGTTCCGGCTACAGTTAGGTCTACTGATTCCTTGATTTTTCCTTTAAAGGTCGCTGATGGGAATTTTTCACTTTCCAAATAATTCTCGTTAAAGTGCTCCTGCATCAATTTATTAGGGAAGACGAAATTCGTGATGCGCATTTGAACTGCTACTTCGTTCGTCGCCGTATTGATGATGCTGGAAACGGATTTATTGACGGCATCGATATCCTCCATCGGAGTTTTGGAGAAAAAGGAGACCTCCCCATTCGTAGTCATAAATAATTGCGCTTTGGATTGGAATGCAATAAATAGCAAGGCTAAAAGAAATATTTTTTTCATTTTTTCTTAGGTTCTAAACTGAAAGTACGGGCCATATTAAAGCCATAAAAGATATCGCCTGCGCCCCAGGTGCCTAGGGTTTGGCCTATAAAATGTTTCTCGGTCATTCCGCGAGAGTTCGTCAAATGCAATTGAAAAACGTGTCCGCCTGTCTCGATATCAAAACCGACAGAAAAGGAATCTTGGTAAGGATAAGCTACGCCTGAGCCTTCCTCATAATCCTCTTTGTCCACGATATTTTTATAATATTCTGCCGAAACGCTCAGGCGATTTGTGAGTTTATATCGACCCCCAAAACCCATCGATAACAAATTATTATCTAAGTAGATGGATTCTGATTTGTTGTTATGCAAAACTGTGGGCATCAATTGCAGCGAAAGTTTGTCGCTAAATTTGCGGGCAATGAGTAGTTGGCCAAAGTAGGACTGGCGTTGCAAATTATTTTGGTAGCGCATCACATTTCCGCTAGAAGTTGTGTAGCCGCTAGGCATCGTATTAGTCGTCATCCCTCCATATAGGGTAACGGTAACAGGCATTTTATTCGATTGAGCTAACACCTTGTACTTGGAATAGATGTCGTAAGTCTTCTCGATAGTCGAGCGCCCAGCTCCTAAAAGCCATTTGTCAGTTAACGAATATTCTAGGCCTAAACGGATTTTGGCCTCATCTAAACCTAAAAAATTATCAATGAATCCAGAGTTAATAGATCCAAAACGGTGAGAGATCCAAAAATTCAGATGTTGCTTCGCAAGTGTTTCCACCGTTTGACCATTAATCAGACGTGTACCTTTGAAAGTGGCCTGGGTGAAGGTCGTTTTCTTCGCATCCTCTTTCTCCAGCATATCGAGAAGATCATCCTGGGCAAAAAGTGGACTGCTACAAAAAAGAAGTAAGAGTAGTTTTTTCATTAGGAGAATACGCGAAGGTTAGTTCCAGATAAGGTCGTTTGGTAGGCTTTGATTCCTTTGCTACCATTGGCATTTGTTCCAGCGCCTGTAGTAGAAAAAGTGGCTCCATGTTGCGTGCAATAAAATCCTCCGCCGCTATAAATAACATTTGCTTTGTTTTCGTGTGAACAAACTTGGGTTACTGCTGCGAAAGTGGTGCTTGAAACGCGCGCTACGACTATGCCATTCGCAATCACATAATTCCCTACGGTATTTAATTTACTGTAGGTTGTATTCGTTAAATCTAAAGTGAAGTCCACGCTACTGGCTGGTGAAACAGATTCATTTGTGCAAGAAGAAAGGGCGGATGCACCGCAATAAACAGCTAAAAGAGAGGCACCTTTTAAGCCTAATGATTTTAAGAATTCGTGGCGTTTGATTTTATTTTCCATGGTGTTGAGGGCTTTTACATTTGAAATTTAGGAATATTTAAGCGTTTAATAAATGATTATTATCAGTAGTCGATGAAAGATCAGAATGAAATGATGAATAGGCAAATAGGGCAGATAAAGGGAAATGGTTATATTTGAAGATAAATAAGAACAAATGCTAGAAACCTTTTTGATTCGTTACGCCCTAAATTTATTGTTTACATTCATCGTGGTGCGTTTTATTTATTATCCTAAATACCGGAATAACGACTTCGTTTTCACCTTTTTCTTGTTTAATACCATTCTTTTTGTGCTGTGTTATCTTTTAGCGGAGGCTGATTTGAAGTTTGGTTTTGCCTTTGGGTTATTTGCTCTTTTTTCGATGTTTCGCTACCGCACAGTGACGGTGCCTATCGGTGAAATGGGCTATTTTTTCTTAGTGGTGACGCTGGGAATTATTAACTCTTTGGCCTCTTTAGTGAACATTGAGATGCTTTTAGTAGCGAATTCGGTGTTAGTGGCGATGACTTTTTTATTAGGTCGTACTTTGTCTCTGACGCATGAGAATTACCAAACTTTGAATTACGATAACCTGGGTTTAATTAAACCAGCGGAACGCACTGAATTATTAAAAGATTTAACGGAGCGCACGGGATATCCCATTCACAAAGTACAGGTTGTTAAGGTTGATTATCAACGTGGAATCGCGCAATTAAGGGTGTTTTATTTCTCCAAAGAAAATGAGTCCGGATCCCTTGATTTAGATGCATAAGTTTCTTTTTCTTCTTTTCCCATTCTTTGCCTTTGCGCAGAAAGATACTTTGCAAGAGGTTCGAGTTAACGGTATTCGCTCAGAGATAACGAGTGACCCCGGGAAAAAAGTATTTCAGGTGGGGGCGAATTTGACGAATTTAGGAGGTAATCTGTACGATGTGTTGAGTAACATTCCTTCCATTTATGTGACCAGCGATGGGAATGTGAATTACCGGGGGAATCAAAATCTAATCATTTATTTCGATGGAAAACCTGCTGGAATTTTAAGTTCCTCTCGTGCGAATGCCTTGAGTTTGTATCCCGCAGATCAGATCGATCGAATCGAAATTATCTCGAATCCTGGTGCTAAATATTCCGCGGAAGGTAGTTCAGGAATTTTAAATATCATTTTGAAGAAAGGGTCGAAAACGGAGTCCTTGCGTCTGAATTCAAACCTCGGAACAAATGACAAATATGCGCTTTCGGCTACCTATGCAAAAGGTTACAAACGGTGGACGCATTTAGTTGATCTGAATCTACGCCAAAATACGCGTAACAACTACCAATTCCTCTACCGCGAAAATCCGAGCCGTTTTGGCTTTTCACAAATTGCCCAAACCACCAATGAAATCAACCGCGATTTCAACCAATCTCTTCGCCTACATTCGATCTACACTTTCAACAAGGACCGGACTTTCGGGATTTCATTTATTGGCCGTTTATCGTCTGATCACAATTCGGAGGTGCGCTACAATAAAAGTGAATTCAGCTATGCTGCAGACCGCTTTTATGCTCGCGATGCGGATAAGAATGGGCGTGATGTAGGCTTTGATTTGAACCTATCCTATAGTCCTAGTGCGAACGGTAAGATCGATTTTTTGTGGATCCAAAACCAAGGTTCCGACGCCAATCAATTCTTTCAGCACTACTATTACGGGGATTTTGACACCCCTAATCCCAACATTCCTGTGCGCTACGAGCGTTCATCTGCCTTCAGTGCAAACTCCACCTTGTTATTGCAGGGCGATTGGACTAAGTCCTTTTCAAAAAAGCTTTCGCTCGACTATGGGTTCAAATTGAACTCGCGCTTTTTTGAAAATTCATTCTTGTATGAAAAACAGAAAGAGGGGATTTATGTCAAAGATGGCGTTCGTTCTAATGGGTTTAGGTATGAGGAACACATTCAAGCGGCCTATGTTTCGATATCTCAAAAAGCGCGTTTCGCTCAGCTAGATGGAGGTCTTCGCGTCGAGGCCACTGAAATTGGGGGTGATGTGTTACAAAACTATGTGAATCTGTTCCCATCACTTTCCATTTTACACCCCATTTCTACTTCACAGTTGATTTCGTTTGCACTTTCTTCTCGGATTACCAGACCGAGTTATAAGTCCCTGAATCCGTTCATCTCCTTTGCTGACCCTTTGAATTTGAATGCGGGCAATCCTTCTTTGAATCCTGAAAAGGCCCTATTGCTCGAACTATCACATGTGAAAGATTTTAAATCTCTTTCTGTTTCTAACTCGGTTTTTTATCGTGAAATCACTGGATTAGTCGGCCGTGTGAGAACTTTTTTAGATGGAGATACTACCTTGACGCGGTATGAGAATATTTCCAAATCCCGTGCCTG encodes:
- a CDS encoding TonB-dependent receptor domain-containing protein, with product MHKFLFLLFPFFAFAQKDTLQEVRVNGIRSEITSDPGKKVFQVGANLTNLGGNLYDVLSNIPSIYVTSDGNVNYRGNQNLIIYFDGKPAGILSSSRANALSLYPADQIDRIEIISNPGAKYSAEGSSGILNIILKKGSKTESLRLNSNLGTNDKYALSATYAKGYKRWTHLVDLNLRQNTRNNYQFLYRENPSRFGFSQIAQTTNEINRDFNQSLRLHSIYTFNKDRTFGISFIGRLSSDHNSEVRYNKSEFSYAADRFYARDADKNGRDVGFDLNLSYSPSANGKIDFLWIQNQGSDANQFFQHYYYGDFDTPNPNIPVRYERSSAFSANSTLLLQGDWTKSFSKKLSLDYGFKLNSRFFENSFLYEKQKEGIYVKDGVRSNGFRYEEHIQAAYVSISQKARFAQLDGGLRVEATEIGGDVLQNYVNLFPSLSILHPISTSQLISFALSSRITRPSYKSLNPFISFADPLNLNAGNPSLNPEKALLLELSHVKDFKSLSVSNSVFYREITGLVGRVRTFLDGDTTLTRYENISKSRAWGFENLSTWSVSKAFKITLSSSVYQTDLQGLINGTQVSENRWSWNSRLNQQFKWKNNWSAQLSGIYQSVQINPLGIINPYYTVDLGLKKDLGRLTINARINDLFNTQKMIYDSRPFGFVSDLERKKETRIYYIGFSYKFESKKMKEARERKRINEDEIDIED